A portion of the Saimiri boliviensis isolate mSaiBol1 chromosome 1, mSaiBol1.pri, whole genome shotgun sequence genome contains these proteins:
- the LYSMD3 gene encoding lysM and putative peptidoglycan-binding domain-containing protein 3: MAGRHQNRSFPPPGVQSSGQVHAFGNCSDSDMLEEDAEVYELRSRGKEKVRRSTSRDRLDDIIVLTKDIQEGDTLNAIALQYCCTVADIKRVNNLISDQDFFALRSIKIPVKKFSSLTETLCPPKGRQTSRHSSVQYSSEQLELLPANDSLSYSDSAGSFLKEVDRDIEQIVKCTDNKRENLNEVVSALTAQQIRFEPDNKNTQRKDPYYGADWGIGWWTAVVIMLIVGIITPVFYLLYYEILAKVDVSHHSTVDSSHLHSKITPPSQQREMENGIAPTKGIHFGQQDDHKLYSQDSQSPAAQRET; this comes from the exons ATGGCAGGGAGGCATCAGAATCGAAGTTTTCCCCCTCCAGGAGTTCAGTCGAGTGGTCAAGTACATGCATTTGGAAATTGTTCAGACAGTGATATGTTGGAGGAGGATGCTGAAGTGTATGAGCTTAGatccagaggaaaagagaaagtccgAAGAAGTACATCAAGAGATAGACTTGATGACATTATCGTATTAACAAAAGATATACAAGAAGGAGATACATTAAATGCAATAGCTCTTCAGTACTGTTGTACG gtagCAGATATCAAGAGAGTTAACAATCTCATCAGTGATCAAGACTTTTTTGCCCTTAGatctatcaaaattccagtaaAAAAGTTCAGTTCCTTGACTGAAACACTTTGTCCTCCAAAAGGAAGACAGACTTCACGTCATTCATCTGTTCAATACTCTTCTGAACAACTGGAACTTTTGCCAGCTAATGATTCTCTTTCTTACAGTGACTCAGCTGGTAGCTTTTTGAAAGAAGTAGACCGAGACATAGAACAAATAGTGAAGTGTACAGACAATAAGAGAGAGAACCTCAATGAGGTAGTATCGGCCTTAACAGCACAACAAATACGTTTTGAACCTGATAACAAAAACACTCAACGTAAAGATCCCTATTATGGAGCAGACTGGGGAATAGGGTGGTGGACAGCTGTAGTGATAATGTTGATAGTAGGTATAATAACAccagtgttttatttattgtattatgaAATTTTAGCTAAAGTGGATGTTAGTCATCATTCAACAGTGGATTCTTCACATTTACATTCAAAAATCACACCACCATCACAgcagagagaaatggaaaatggaattgcTCCAACTAAAGGAATACACTTCGGCCAACAAGATGATCATAAACTGTATAGTCAAGATTCTCAGTCACCTGCTGCTCAACGTGAAACATAG